A segment of the Manihot esculenta cultivar AM560-2 chromosome 13, M.esculenta_v8, whole genome shotgun sequence genome:
TACCGACTAATTGACAAGAGATTCTATGATTATAGGTGTAATAGGGATCTACTGGATTGTACTTTGCTAACgataattttatgtgaaaactcAACCTATTTAGGAGAATGcgagttttaataaaaaaaatagatgttATGGTATTCAGATATTTTTTTCACACGGATGGAATCGTGTATTGGCTTATTAGATTCCCATTAcctaattttatcttattttgataatttataacttattttacgtaattaataaattgtatatgtgaaacaatataaaatattaaatttttagataCAATAAATCtaataagaaaatttaataatttaataatttaatgctTTCTGatttgattataattaaaatattaaacatatcgaattttattatataaaattagaaaattcaaactataaaagtgaaaaaacaaaaattattgaatatttttatacaataaaTCTAAAAGAAAAACTAAGAATTTAATAGCCGTCAAGCTTGTCCTATCTATCCGCTATAATTGAAGGggtgaaaagtaaaaaaccatCAAATAATGGACCAATATgtaataatgaattttttccCTAAACCTTGGCGCGCTGTCTCGTGTCAGAATTTTCTGCTGCTTGTCTATAAATACCATCCATGCATTGACCTTCTCTTCATCTCTCTCGCTCAAGACTCACAAGAACGGCCCGCATTTTAAGGATATCATTTCTCTCCTCTTTACCTGCCTTAATCGTCTTTCCACTCTTTCCCcctccattttctttttctttccctcactttctctcctTCCAAACATGGTCTCTACATCCTTCAAATTACCAACTCCCTTCCCCTTCCCCTTTCCAAAGCTCTCAATACACAATAATCCTAACCCTAAAGGTCATACAAATATAGTTAAATTCTCTATGTTAAACCTCAATTCGTCAATTTTTAAGTTTGTTCGTAAAAGGATTAACATTTCACTTTCTTCTGCTGCGGTTATCCATGCACCGGTGGTAACCGCCACCAGAGCTGAGGTCGCTGGCGATAGGATTAAACGTCTCGTTTCTGAATTTGAGTCTCTTAAGGAGCCCATCGACCGCGTCAAGCGGCTTTTGGATTACGCAGCCCGGCTCCCACCGTTTGATGAGTCGGCTCGCTTGCCGGAAAATCGAGTCATGGGGTGCACGACTCAGGTGTGGCTGGAAGTGAGAATGGACGTAAATGGGAGAATGAGATTTAAAGCCGATAGCGACTCTGAGATTACTAAAGGTTTTATTTCGTGTTTGATTTGGTTGCTCGACGGCGCGGAGCCAGGTGAGGTGGTGGCGGTGAAGTCGGAGGATTTGGCAGCGATGAATGTGGGCTTGTATGGTAAGGCCCAATCGAGAGTGAATACGTGGCATAATGTGTTGATCAGTATGCAGAATAGGACCAAAGCTTTGGCTGCGGAGCGAAAGGAGTTGCCTCTGGAGCCGCTTCCGTCCCTAGTTGTTACCGCCGACGCAATGGGTGGTACTGGAACTTTTTCCGAACCCCAGGTAGGTAGAAATTTCTCATTACTGTTCTTAGTTTTCTTTATTTGCCCTCTTTTTTCCCTCTTAGCAGTCACACATATCGTAAATTGttacttaattttattattttcctcCATGGACTTGGTTACGTCAATGTTCAATTCTATGCAATATTGCTGACATGGTGCTTTTTGCGacaaaaaattagaatttatttatttagttgttCTTCTTTTCAACTAAATGCCAAATAAATAGTCAATATTCATGTTTTAATTGCAACAGATCAATAAATTGCTAAAACCTCAGGAAGttccttaaatttaatttataaaataaaattattcttaaTTAGGGTTAGTTGCTTTTTAGTCACTGATTTGTGTCAAAATTAATAGATGTGACCTTTATTGTAAAAAGTCAACAGTTTTGTCCTTGTGTTCTGATCAAGTTCAATTCAATGTCCCTCTGTCCGCATTTCCGCCACTTCTCTGTTACTTGGATGAGAAATAGCCATAATGCTCTTGACTTTGCAGTGAACCAACCATCCTTAACCAAGCAAAAAAAACAAGCTTAGTTGGCATATTTCAATTTGGTCTTCAAGAGACCATTGAATTTGCAGTAATCAAGAAAGAGAGTTAGAATAGAAAATTCTAGCCAAATAAACATTTGTATAGTTTTCCTGTGTCTCAAGCTTGTAAATAGCAGCCTGAAAATGGGAGTGCAAGAAATTGACCCTTTGTTGAATTGAGCTTACCACCGGGTTTTCGATTTTATGCGACTGATTAAGAGCTTCTCTCGCTGCCACCATCATCGGCACCATTTGTGCCCAATCAGCAACTAATCAAAGATTGAAGTTGGATCTATTCTTGATCCTCTCCGCATTACCATTGTCGTGTGGCTTCTCCTTCATCTCCTAGCAATGCTAGATATACAATAACCAAACCCCTCCGTGTTAACCACTCGTTCTAGTTCAAATAATCCCAACCTATGCTTCCTTGTTTCCCCCTTGCATTTGCTGACTCCATCCCTTATTCATTGCTCAACTCAAACCATTTTCTTTATTGAACCCCCAAATAATCAAAATCATATGATAATCCTAGAATCCAATTTTACCAACAATCATAAGTAACAAACTTAAactagttatttatttattcatcttCGTCAAGTACTCAACAAAGATTAATCAAATCACAAAGATCAATTAAACCAACAAATCGATTGAACATGCTGCAGTAGCAAAGTCTGGAATTCCATGTGGAGGGAAAGTCTCAATGGTGGAAGAAGTAGTGGTGATGATGGTGGTGAGAGCAGGCCTGGAGGACTGGTGTGTGACCTCTTTGTGTAGTTGCTGAGGAGAAAGCTTTGTTCtttaagaaagagaagaaatggATGAGTCAAGCtgagaaaaattaaatggaGGAGGAACAAATTGGGGACATTTTATTGGGATTTAATGGAGAAATCAAGCTGGTAAGACCTATTTGATTAATGGATTTTGGTGGAAATTGGAATTATTAGATGAAGAAGAATTAAAGGGTATCCTCTCACTCTTTGCATCAATCTTAAAACTCGTTGAAGCTGCAAATCCAACTTGATGCTGCATCGGAGGCTGTAGTGGTGGTGGTCAGTTTCCTCTTGAGATGAGAGCCTGGTGGTTCTGTCATAGAGAAAGAAGGGAAAGAGTGGAGTATGACAGTGGTGGTGAGGCTGCAGAGTGTGATGGGCGTATTTAggaattcaaaaatatttttctctttttattgttgatgtaataaattatatagATAGAGAGACCTTGAATTTGATGGAATTGAAATACAAGGACAAAATTGTtgactttttaaaaatagaattctatatttttttaattttggaaaAAACCTACGGATTAATGAGTAATTTACTCTTTTAATTATGTTTAGTTATTTACTCGATAAAGCTTCCCATCAATCAATCAATGATTTAGGTCGTTTGCATCTGTGGATGGAAATTTGAATCTGCTGTCTATTCATCTGTGAAGCCGAGAGGCCCCCACCTCTCTTTGCATTTGGGAGCTAAAAGTGAATTTTTGTAGTATTTATCCTTATAATTGGATGCGTTTCATACACTTGAAGCTTGCTTCTTCGGGAAAAACTACAGTTCTTGGATAGGACCAGTCAATGTCCTCTGATCCATATACCCTGTATACTCTTTACAGCCTTCTCTAGTATCCTATTATTGTAAAACTTTTATGAATTTCTGTGAACAAGTGATTTAGTGTATGCATACTCCTTTTCACCGTCTTTCTTTATAGCtgtttattcatttttatctcTTGTTGAAAGAGATTATTGGAGAATCAGTTTTTTTATTTGTGGTAGAAAATTGACAAAACCACATTTTATTGGCTTGTTTCTATTTATTGTAAAATGAATTCTTTATTTAAGTTAAACGGAATTGAATTCTTTCACTTATCATATTTCTAAACATAAGAAATGATAGAAAAGAGAGCAATTGAATTGAATGCTTGCAAACTTTTATATTCCAAACAGGGGGTGATGACTGCATATTGGGTTAGGTATCTGCCTTTACTCAAGGAGTCTACTAAATTAGGTTAAGAACTACATTGTGTTTCCTCCATTTTGGAGACAACTTTAAAGCATCCCATacattttcaaattatttattataaattaggtTAAGAACTACATTATGTTTCAACCATTTTGGAGGCAACTTTAAAGCATCCCATacattttcaaattatttactttaagtTTTTTGCTTAGTGACATTATAAAATGCGGGTTACCAAGGAAAATGGAATTGGGAAGTAGATTATAGAATGGGGAGGCATGCAAAACCTAATAATTGTGGCCTTCTTTTCTCTGGGATGAAGGTCTGTATTTAGTTAACTCTTTTTCACTCTTCAAGTATGCAGATCCCTTTGCGTCCCCTTTTTGTCCTTCTGTGACTTGTACAAGCATAATGGTTACAGTGAGATTCTTGCCATCGCTTCCAACCTGAGATTTATTTTCCTCATGGTTTAATTACAAGGAGATACTTCCTCCCGGTCAATTTTAATTCACAAACTGGAGCTCAAATACTGCATTGTGAACATCATTATACTATTTCACTTGTATATGGAGCCTCTAATTAGGCACTACCTAATTCCTATGCTGGTTATCGAATGTCTTCAACCAGGAGGAGCATTGTGCTATTCGCATCGCCTCTCCGGACATGAGGTCCTAGAAAACATAAAGGACATATACTTTGTTGCCTCCCTAGTGGCTAATTTTGAAGTTTCTGGAGGGATGTTTTCCTCGGTAAGTgaagcaaaaagaaaaggaatggAACTGGTGACATCCGCCATAAGATATTATATTTACTTGGGCAAAAGGTTCACGATGCCTTT
Coding sequences within it:
- the LOC110630380 gene encoding sufE-like protein 2, chloroplastic isoform X2; its protein translation is MVSTSFKLPTPFPFPFPKLSIHNNPNPKGHTNIVKFSMLNLNSSIFKFVRKRINISLSSAAVIHAPVVTATRAEVAGDRIKRLVSEFESLKEPIDRVKRLLDYAARLPPFDESARLPENRVMGCTTQVWLEVRMDVNGRMRFKADSDSEITKGFISCLIWLLDGAEPGEVVAVKSEDLAAMNVGLYGKAQSRVNTWHNVLISMQNRTKALAAERKELPLEPLPSLVVTADAMGGTGTFSEPQVGGALCYSHRLSGHEVLENIKDIYFVASLVANFEVSGGMFSSVSYIHFSMSDEFCKLTSGSLSPTS
- the LOC110630380 gene encoding sufE-like protein 2, chloroplastic isoform X1, with amino-acid sequence MVSTSFKLPTPFPFPFPKLSIHNNPNPKGHTNIVKFSMLNLNSSIFKFVRKRINISLSSAAVIHAPVVTATRAEVAGDRIKRLVSEFESLKEPIDRVKRLLDYAARLPPFDESARLPENRVMGCTTQVWLEVRMDVNGRMRFKADSDSEITKGFISCLIWLLDGAEPGEVVAVKSEDLAAMNVGLYGKAQSRVNTWHNVLISMQNRTKALAAERKELPLEPLPSLVVTADAMGGTGTFSEPQVGGALCYSHRLSGHEVLENIKDIYFVASLVANFEVSGGMFSSVSEAKRKGMELVTSAIRYYIYLGKRFTMPLMKILIITFQLCWKPRYE
- the LOC110630380 gene encoding sufE-like protein 2, chloroplastic isoform X4 yields the protein MVSTSFKLPTPFPFPFPKLSIHNNPNPKGHTNIVKFSMLNLNSSIFKFVRKRINISLSSAAVIHAPVVTATRAEVAGDRIKRLVSEFESLKEPIDRVKRLLDYAARLPPFDESARLPENRVMGCTTQVWLEVRMDVNGRMRFKADSDSEITKGFISCLIWLLDGAEPGEVVAVKSEDLAAMNVGLYGKAQSRVNTWHNVLISMQNRTKALAAERKELPLEPLPSLVVTADAMGGTGTFSEPQEEHCAIRIASPDMRS
- the LOC110630380 gene encoding sufE-like protein 2, chloroplastic isoform X3 → MVSTSFKLPTPFPFPFPKLSIHNNPNPKGHTNIVKFSMLNLNSSIFKFVRKRINISLSSAAVIHAPVVTATRAEVAGDRIKRLVSEFESLKEPIDRVKRLLDYAARLPPFDESARLPENRVMGCTTQVWLEVRMDVNGRMRFKADSDSEITKGFISCLIWLLDGAEPGEVVAVKSEDLAAMNVGLYGKAQSRVNTWHNVLISMQNRTKALAAERKELPLEPLPSLVVTADAMGGTGTFSEPQVSYIHFSMSDEFCKLTSGSLSPTS